In the Streptomyces sp. NBC_00193 genome, AGAGGTCGTAGGTTCAAATCCTGCCCCCGCTACTCAGTACGAAGGCCCGGTCCCCTTTGGGGGGCCGGGCCTTCGTCGTATCCACGTGTGCCCGTCGCTTCACCCGAACGGTCGCGCCCGGGTCGCCGTACGGGCCCTCCTGCCCCCAGCCTTGGGGGGCGAGGCGGACCGGGCGGCAGGAGAGCAGCGTGGTGGGGCTGGGCCGGCAGGGCAGGGGCGAGCGCGTCTTCGGCGCGGTCGCCGGCAGCGCCGTGGTCCGCCGGATCGTCAAGATGCTCCCGGGCACCCTGATCGTCCTCGGCTTCCTCTTCGACGTGCTGACCCCGCCCAGCTTCACCGGCTCCCCCTTCTTCTCCGCCGCCCCGCTCATCGCGGCCCCGCTGTTCACGCTCCGGGCCACCGTCCTCACGGGGGTCCTGGCCACCTTCGCCGTGGTCGTGCTGCACATCTACAACGGCACCAGCTTCAAGGTGGAGGCGATGACCGAGCTGGCCACCGTCCTGACCGTCTCCGGGCTGGCCACGCTGATCAACATCGTCGTGCGGCGCGGTACCGAGCAGCTCGCCTCCGCGCGCGGGATCGCCGAGGCGGCCCAGCGCGCCGTACTGCCGACTCCCGCCGAGCGGATCGCGGGCCTCCAGGTCGCCGCCTCGTACGAGGCCGCGCAGGCGGACGCGTTCATCGGCGGCGACCTCTACGCCGTCCAGGACACCCCGTACGGGGTGCGCCTCGCGGTGGGCGACGTACGGGGGAAGGGGCTCGGGGCGGTCGAGGCGGTGGCCGTGGTCCTCGGGGCGTTCCGGGAGGCGGCCGAGGACGAGCCCACCCTGGAGGGGGTGGCGCGGAGGCTGGAGCGGGCGCTCGCCCGGGAGGGGAACCGGCGCGACAGCCTGGACGCGGTGGAGGGGTTCACCACGTGCGTGCTCGGCGAGATCCCGTCGGGCGGGGGCCTGCTGCGGCTCGTCAACCGCGGCCACCCCGAACCGCTGCTGCTGTACGCGAACGGCGGCCTCGCGGAGCTGCCCCCCTTCGAGCCGGCGCTGCCGCTGGGCATGGGGGAGCTGGGCGGCTGGCCGGACCGGGTGCAGGAGTGGCCCTTCCCGGAGGGCGCGACGCTGCTCCTGTACACGGACGGGCTGACCGAGGCCCGCGACGGGGCGGGGGCCTTCTACGATCCGGCGGCCCGGCTGCGCGGGCGGGTCTTCCCCGGGCCCGACGAGTTGCTGAGCGCGCTCGCCACCGATGTGCGCCGGCACACGGGCGGCGCGGCGACGGACGACATGGCCCTGCTGGCGGTGGCCAGACCGGGGGCTGGGCAGCCGGCCCGGCGGCGGACGGTACGGGTGGTCCCGAAGCGGGTGCTCCCGAAAGGGGACGGAGCGTGACCGAAGAGGCGCGCTCGGCAAGCAAACTGACGGACCGTCAGTGTGAAGATGTGGCGTGAGAGGTGAGGGGGAGGGGTGATTTTTGCCCGAGTTGATCCCTGAGTGTGGCGAGAAGTCCTGGCCAGAGCTGTGCGGGTAGTGGCTGATTGTCGTTAACGATCAATCGCAACTGCTT is a window encoding:
- a CDS encoding PP2C family protein-serine/threonine phosphatase, translated to MLPGTLIVLGFLFDVLTPPSFTGSPFFSAAPLIAAPLFTLRATVLTGVLATFAVVVLHIYNGTSFKVEAMTELATVLTVSGLATLINIVVRRGTEQLASARGIAEAAQRAVLPTPAERIAGLQVAASYEAAQADAFIGGDLYAVQDTPYGVRLAVGDVRGKGLGAVEAVAVVLGAFREAAEDEPTLEGVARRLERALAREGNRRDSLDAVEGFTTCVLGEIPSGGGLLRLVNRGHPEPLLLYANGGLAELPPFEPALPLGMGELGGWPDRVQEWPFPEGATLLLYTDGLTEARDGAGAFYDPAARLRGRVFPGPDELLSALATDVRRHTGGAATDDMALLAVARPGAGQPARRRTVRVVPKRVLPKGDGA